From the genome of Seriola aureovittata isolate HTS-2021-v1 ecotype China chromosome 18, ASM2101889v1, whole genome shotgun sequence:
aataaaataatagGGATGAGACTTTGATAATAAAAAGCAGGAATGAAGCTGAACTAAAACCCTTCATGTGTCTGAGCTGTGACTGTatcagggtcaaaggtcaacaccTGCAGGATGTTAATAATTTACAGAAACATTATAATCAGTAATGTGACAGGGACCTGTCTGTACAGCCTGCAGGACACTGACACAACAGAGACTCATATCTTCAGTGCTGATCATTTATCTCCAGTAAAAATCAATGGATCAATATTGTACCAGCACAGCACTGACTTCACTCTGTCAGCTGCTGGGTGTCTTTCCTGTGAATCACTGTTATTACCCAGAGTCACATAAAGTTAATCAGACTGTTCAACACGAGCTCCAGTCTGACCTTTGAACTGATTTATTGTTGCTTCTGGAACTGTCACATGTTGGTTTAAAAAGATCTGAGCACAACAGAACAGATTCCAGCTTCAGGAAATAATCAGTTATCAGTAATCAATCAactaaaaaagtaaaactgatcCAATGAAATCTGAGTTTGAGCAGTGGCCAGAGATCAGACATTCAGCAGACACAGCTTTCACATGTTCAGGGAATAATGAGGCATCTATCAATATATTGATCTCCTCTGTACGTTCACATTCACACGTTCACTGTGTTAAACAGCTGACTGCGACCTTTGTCACTGATAACACCTGAACAGGTGAGTGGGGCCGAGCAGTACAACCATATAAAACGACCATGAATAAATGAGAGTTCAAAGGGTTCCTGCACTGCCTATCCATCAACAGCTCGGCTGATTGGCCGTGTCAGAATCATGCCAGTGTCTGATTAGCTGAAGCTGGTTCTGCTATCTGTTTTAAGTGGCCATTGAAGacactgtcctctctctctctctctctttcagacaGTCTCCACAGTGCTCGATCACCCCTCAACGTCTCCTCTCCAGGtaagtttttaaatgaacttcatgagctcagccaatcagaatgcaGGATACCAGCTGAGTAATGActaattttatttctgttaaaactTTAACCTGAGTTTTATGGATTTTATGATGTTGGAGaaaaatcagagagagagaggggaagagttTAGTTCAGACCTTACCATGTCTGACagtggagaaacacagagacactgaccgACTATGACTCTGCAGCCTCTTCCACTCAGAAACCATGTACACTGAGAAACTACGTAGACTCAGAAACCACGAACGCTCAGACACCACGTACACAAACGTAAAGAGGGcgagagacactgaaacaaacagagagagagacacgcaTTAATATTGTTAACACAAAGTGATGCTGagtccaaacagaaaacaaagcattGCCGACGGCGACAACTTACCTTCGCGTTAATGTTAACGATGCTGTGATCTAATTGGCTGATGGCAGATAGAACCTCAGagcgctctgattggctctttATGCCTCCTGTAGCCCCAGGGCctggcagccaatcagattatAGCCGGACATCTGCTCAGTGATGTCAGACTGTCACTGTGGTTACGGCTCTGCTGTGATGTCACCAGtgttcagtctgtgtctgtctctggaCAAGTCAGCATCACTGAATGAAGAGGTGTCACTGAGGTAAGAGAGAGTGTGTTCTCTGTTTCTCGCCTGGTTTGCGATGATGAGAATAATGACGGTGTATTTTCAGCAGGtgtaatttaatatatatattaatataatatatgctGTTGATATAATATATGCTGTTGATATAATATATGctgttaatattatatatactgcTGATATGATATATActgttaatattatatatactgttgatattatatatactgttgatattatatatacgtttaatataatatatactgttgatattatatatactgctgatattatatatactgttgATATGATGTATACTGTtgatataatatatactgttaatattatatatactgttgatattatatatacatttaatataatatatatactgttaatattatatatactgttgATATATATAcgtttaatataatatatacatttaatataatatatactgttgatattatacatacatttaatataatatatactgttgatattatacatacatttaatataatatatactgttaatattatatatactgttgATATATATAcgtttaatataatatatacatttaatataatatatactgttgatattatacatacatttaatataatatatactgttgatataatatatactgtGTTAAATGAGCTTCACTGTGGCACAGAAGTAAAACACATAGCTGACGTTGACAGTAGGACATTGTTGAACAAGTAACCTGTGGCTCAGGTGACTGTTGCAGTCGACTGAAGAAACCTGTAACGAGTCGACAGGGGAGACTTCAAACTACTCATGGTGGAGAGTAGAGGACGTGGACTCATACCTAGACTCATACCTGGACTCATACCTGGACTCAGACTTGGACTCAGACTTGGACTCTAACCTGGACTGACACATGTTGATTCAGGTCTTGTTTTTGTCCCCAGCAGCCATGGACCACACAAACCACAGCACCATGGAGATGGACCACacccaccaccatcatcacaccatggccccgcccaccaccggCCATGACCacgggggagggggaggagggcatGATGGGGACCACGGAGGACACGGGGGGATGGTGAGGAGCGGGGTCCATCGCCACTACATGCAACATCATACTAACTAGTGTGGAGCTAACAAGCTAATATGCTAATGCTGTTGTCACTGTAGGTGATGACCTTCTACTTTGGCTACAACAACGTGGAGCTGCTGTTCACCGGACTGCTCATCAACTCCCCCGGAGGTCAGATTTCTACAACGTCTCTGTTATAtccacatatttgttttttctttcatttattgatttactTACTACTTTTAGACGTatctgtgtcttttatttagatttttttttatagttttattatttcatatttagattattaaagtttttgtatgtacatttttccatttgttttcatattcagtatttttatatatctAATTtctatttgaataaaatattaaaaaaaagctttttattgtattaatgttgtttttatatttaattagaaattatctaatgagaacattttttctttttcttatttaatttttttatgatttttgtatttctatagttattatttatatttttataattttatcgttttcttttttcccattCTTCCTTTTTCTGACTCTGACCCCTCCTCCTGTCGTCCAATCAGAGATGGTCGGGGCGTGTATCGGTGTCTTCCTGTTGGCCGTCCTGTACGAGGGCTTAAAGATGGGCCGTGAGGTGTTGTTGCGTCGCAGTCAGGTCAACGTCCGCTACAACTCAATGCCGCTCCCCGGAGCTGATGGGACAGTGCTGATGGAGACGCACAAGACGGTCGGGTAGGTCCCTAGCGCTAACGCTAACAACACCATTTAAAATGGATGACAATCAGACAAGCCAAGAAAATATAAGTATACAATTCCAAAAGtctaaaaatatgaaaatgtaagaTTAGTAATTTCTGAGGTTTCAAAATtgactataaataaaatgtataaaaactgttCAACCTTcataataacatgaaatataGTAATTACATCCtcatattaacattttatttacagtaaaaaaaattaatctttttatagaataaaaaaagtacaatgtaaattacatttttgtgttttgttcttagTTCAACACAAATCTTTGTTACTGAAAATAATCTGTTTACAATacaacagtaaacaaacaaagtttttataaactgacatgtttattatttaaaaaacttAACAAGTCTATTAATgaactgaccaatcacaggTAATCTGACACCGCAGTCAGGTGATCATCAGTCGTGTGATCAGTCATGTGATTGTCAGTAACATCATGTGTTCATGTCAGCTCAGTGATTGACAGTCAGTGTTTGGAGGGGGCGGAGCCTCCTGTTGGAATAAAGTCCCGCCTCTCAGGACTCTATGTCAGGTAACTGTAAGAGTTCTAgtcttggttctggttctggtcctggtcctgttcacctgttctgGTTGAGATACTGTGGTCAGACTGATCAGACAGACATTGATTACTGATATTTACATCATAACAAACAGTTTTTAGAAACTTTAATTTTTTAGATTAAAAGTGGGTGGAGTTCAGTTTCCGTGTGATGCTGACGACTTTTTACTGaggaaactttttttcttacttggataattattttttatgtttggatttgtttgatttttaaggatttcatagttttatttcttttctctccacatgttgatgaattaaattttttttaaatagatgaaaaataaatgttgtcaGCGTCACACTGACCTGTAGAGTTACTGCCTCTGTTTCTGGTGTCATGGTGTATCATCCTCCAGGTGGCGCTCTGCTGTTTCCACTGTCATTTGTTCTTTATGGACTAATTATGCTAAAACGTATGCTAATGCTGAAGCTAACACTGATATTAACCATGACACAAATGTGAatggaaacaaactgaaaactatTTAAGTATTGAGGAAGTGTAAATGGTAATGCTAACACTAGCAATGCCAATTTTCCTGAAcgtaaatgtgttatttttaaagcaaTACTAATGACAACGATGAAACGCTGAAGCTAAAAGTGGTTCATTATTAACACTAGAGCTAATAAAGCTAACAGCTTGTATGGTTCAGCGTGTAGCAATGCtaacaccaacaaaaaaaggaaattaatgctacaactgctgCTAATACTACAtccatgctaaaaaaaaaatgttatgctTACGGAGACACTGCTAACGTGAAACATGCTATGCTAAAGCTAATAATGGCATTACACTCcaatatttcagaaaatatgTTGGAAAAGGATTAGCATCAGAGCTATAATGCTAACACTAACAGCAATTAAAGCGCATAATTGTTGAACTTtctaatgctaacaatgctacAAACCTGAATTAAATTTCTGTAAGATGAATGGtacagctaatgctaactgaAGTATCATGTAAAGTGCAAGATTATctaaaatgctaatgctaacgggAATGCTGACTCCTGTGTTGTCCTCTCAGGCAGCGGATGCTAAGTCCTGCCCACTTCCTTCAGACCCTGTTGCACATCGTCCAGGTGGTTGTCAGCTACTTTCTGATGCTCGTCTTCATGACCTACAACGGTTACCTGTGTATCGCAGTGGCAGCCGGTGCCGGCATGGGCTACTTCCTGTTCAGCTGGAGGAAGGCAGTGGTTGTCGACATAACTGAGCACTGCCATTAGCCCATTAGCTTGGCATTTGACCAGGGGGTTTAATTTCTGCTGATCACAATCAATAAACGCTAACAATCACTTTCACTCTGTGTTGGCATGCTAGACAACGTGCTAATGGAACAAACAACCAGAATGTTAGCTGCAAATTTAGTTAGCACATTAAACAAGACACTAAATTACAATTGTTactggttaccatggtaacacctGGTGGTTAGCTTTCACACTATTGAACATATTGGTGATTATGGATCTTTGTTTAGCAGAAAACAtagatcacttcctgtctgttttttctgttaacTCTTGCTGGTGGCCCAGCCGGCCAATCAGAGCTGGGATCACCTCAGAAGATTCTGATTGGCCAGatcactgtgttttatattttaatttccatttttgtgCCAGGACAACTGGAAGGTTAGCGCTAGCTGCTGCTAGCCAAAAATGTTAGCGTAAATAGCTTACATACACTATTTTTTTTAGTTAGCAATGCTAGCAGCTCGTTAGAAGAGCCACTAATCATAACACAgtatttaaacagtttttttatttagagaATAATTTATTAGGGAATTATGTTTAACAAAAGTTTTTGCTTAGATTGTTTGATTCAACGGAaattgttaaaaagaaaaaaaagtaaaaaatcttttatttcttgttgttaaaatctttctttgtaaaaaaaaaaaaaaaaacacaatctacATGAATCAATGAGCCAATTTTATAATTACAATTAATGAGCAAACTCACAACAGAATAACATTTACATCAAGTAAATGTAAACGAGGATTTACACAAATACTTGGTGACAAACATCAGAACTTCATTTAGATCTTTTGATCGAGctgaaaatttgaaataaaccaaaatgaaacataaaacttGAATTAATCTCCAGTTTAtatttttggtgaaaaaaatctgataaaattAAACTTCTACTTTGTTTTGTGATACAAAATTGAAACTAtacagtttttctgtttacacAATATGGCCAGTCTTTATTTAAGCATCATTTATTGTTGAGTTCGTTTTTGAGAGTTTGCCAATCACAgatttacatgttttcattctCAGTATAAAACGTTTATTTTCTCGTTGACCAgtttatatttaaacataatGAACTTTTGTATGAAACGCCTCCTGGGCCACCGACGGCCTTCATCCTACACCGTTTGCCTTAATATGGCCGACCTGTGGAGACGTCCTGATGTACGTTGAACTTCTGACTGTAGCTGctgatgtgtcagtgtgagaCCTGGAGGCTCTGCCCCTGAagcttctgtctgtttcagtcTGAGAACAAATGCTGATGAAACCTGAGAAGTGACATGATGAATCACTTGGAATGATTCCTAATTTCACCCTGTATTCCTGCTCAGGTGGATTCTCATTGTGagttattgtgattttttttttttattgttttcaattCACACTGAGAGGTGGGCGGAGTTTACTCACTGGACCAATGAGATTGCAGGGACAGATCAATGACTGGATTTCTATGTTGAACAAAATGCACAGCTCCACTCAGAGCAGTAGTGTCCACAGACTTTTGTCAGACAGCCTCTCAGTGTGAGTTGACTCGTCTTTATGATTAAAACGGGATGAAGGAAACTTTTACCAGAAAATCAaagtgtctgaaaatgttttaattgttgtCACAATTGCtggaattataaaaaaaaaaaaaaaaaaggataataaAGTTTATGAAGAAAGTGGTGATTGGCTCGTCTGTACGGAGGAAACGACGCAACACAGTCAAAAAgttgttttgtccttttcacTGTAAAATCTCAGAAGCTCAAATAATTAAGCTTTTCTTCTGTTATTAGACAAATTCTTTAATTATCACTTTATTTTCATACAATCATCAGTTTGATTAAATGTCCATTTGATTGTTGACTTCACTAATTAAATTACTTACAAACATTGATAGCTTATTAGCATACACTTTCCAGCATACCTTGCATCAGGGTTCAATTTCTTAAAGTACCAGGATGGATTACAGGAGTTTAGATAAATGAGGATTCTTCACCAAATATAGTTTTAACAGCAGAATAATGACATTAAATTAAACATCTAGGtgctttttaatatttgtatttatttcttagAACAACTTTGTTGCtatctgctgttttttatttagataattttaatatatttttgatcAGATGCAGAGTGAAGGTGTCACTTTGAATTCCATGTAATTTTGACAGGTTTTCTCACTACAaaccaattaatcaatcaatcaatcagttgaGAAAAGAATTAGCAGATTattccataatgaaaataaaaactagtTGGATACGAACCTGCAGTCCGATTCATCAGCACggttcctctgtgtttctggttctggttccgCCACCACACGATGGGGGCGGTAATGAGCCCAACACCTGCAGTCTGCCGGAAATCAAGAAGAAGAGTAAAACCTTCCGGGTAGCAGGTGACAGGTGGATGTTGTTGGTTGCGGGTCAAATCGACAGGGACGACTCCTTTAAACCGTCTCTCCCGTCACTTTACAGAGACGTGATTGTGTTCAGTTGATGTCCTCCCCTTGTATCCGTTAACTGGTTCCCAATCACGGTCCTCCCGCTGCTTTTCCGCAACCGACCCTCTGATGGCCTCCAGGCGGCCGGACAGCTTCGATGGGCTCGGCTACCGCGGCCGTGACGACCCGCTGTACGGAGCCAGCTACCCGGTCAGGAGCGCCGGAGCCCCTGCGGAGCTGCAGCACCACCACTGGGTCACCACCCCGCCGGACATCCCCGGAAGCCGCAACCTGCACCCCGGAGAGCGGACACCGCAGTACGATGAGCTGCTGGGAGAGCATGGTGGTCCCGGAGTCGCAGCCGGCTGGGACGCTCCGCAGCCCGGCGTACCGCCTGCCGGTAGGTCGGTGCTGAGCGGCGGA
Proteins encoded in this window:
- the slc31a1 gene encoding high affinity copper uptake protein 1 isoform X1, with protein sequence MDHTNHSTMEMDHTHHHHHTMAPPTTGHDHGGGGGGHDGDHGGHGGMVMTFYFGYNNVELLFTGLLINSPGEMVGACIGVFLLAVLYEGLKMGREVLLRRSQVNVRYNSMPLPGADGTVLMETHKTVGSVIDSQCLEGAEPPVGIKSRLSGLYVRQRMLSPAHFLQTLLHIVQVVVSYFLMLVFMTYNGYLCIAVAAGAGMGYFLFSWRKAVVVDITEHCH
- the slc31a1 gene encoding high affinity copper uptake protein 1 isoform X2, producing MDHTNHSTMEMDHTHHHHHTMAPPTTGHDHGGGGGGHDGDHGGHGGMVMTFYFGYNNVELLFTGLLINSPGEMVGACIGVFLLAVLYEGLKMGREVLLRRSQVNVRYNSMPLPGADGTVLMETHKTVGQRMLSPAHFLQTLLHIVQVVVSYFLMLVFMTYNGYLCIAVAAGAGMGYFLFSWRKAVVVDITEHCH